In Nicotiana tabacum cultivar K326 chromosome 17, ASM71507v2, whole genome shotgun sequence, one DNA window encodes the following:
- the LOC107826684 gene encoding fatty acid elongase 3-like: MIENLRYYLSERPSIVNFRWSHSQSWGNTWSFLFTSIAAYIIFSLFLHLLLLLLFRHRRPLSLGPIPAVHSLSMVLISLTIFTGILFSAAAEIRDTRWFWRRYKTTPFQWLLCFPLGTRPSGRVFFWSYIFYLSRFLHTLRTFFTILQRRKLSVFQLFNNSILIFMSFLWLEFSQSFQVLAILLTTLSYFIVYGYRFWTAIGLPSACFPFVASCQIVLLGCNVVCHVGVLLLHFMKRGGCNGIGAWVFNSVLNAAILFLLLNFYVRMHLGNRKVKTPENLDSAKSKDI, translated from the coding sequence ATGATTGAGAACCTTAGATATTACCTCTCCGAGCGCCCTTCCATTGTAAATTTTCGTTGGTCTCACAGCCAATCATGGGGCAACACGTGGTCTTTCCTCTTCACCTCCATCGCAGCTTATATTATCTTCTCCCTcttcctccacctcctccttctcctcctcttcCGCCACCGTCGCCCTCTCTCTCTCGGCCCAATCCCCGCCGTCCACTCCCTCTCTATGGTCCTAATTTCCCTCACCATCTTCACCGGAATCCTCTTCTCTGCCGCCGCTGAAATCCGCGACACCCGCTGGTTCTGGCGCCGTTATAAGACCACCCCTTTTCAGTGGCTCCTTTGTTTTCCTCTTGGCACGCGCCCTTCTGGTCGCGTCTTCTTTTGGTCCTACATCTTTTACCTTTCTCGCTTTCTCCATACTTTACGTACTTTCTTTACCATACTCCAACGTCGAAAACTCTCTGTTTTTCAACTCTTTAACAACTCCATTCTCATATTTATGTCCTTCCTTTGGCTAGAATTCTCGCAGTCTTTTCAAGTGCTAGCGATACTATTGACGACGTTATCATATTTTATAGTGTATGGATACAGATTTTGGACGGCGATTGGATTGCCAAGCGCGTGTTTCCCATTCGTCGCGAGCTGTCAGATTGTGTTGCTGGGATGTAACGTTGTATGTCATGTTGGGGTGTTGTTGCTTCATTTCATGAAACGTGGTGGGTGCAACGGAATTGGGGCATGGGTTTTCAACTCTGTGCTTAACGCTGCCATTCTTTTCTTGCTCCTCAACTTCTATGTCAGGATGCACTTAGGGAATAGAAAGGTCAAAACGCCTGAAAACTTGGACTCGGCCAAGAGCAAGGATATTTGA